The proteins below come from a single Nocardioides eburneiflavus genomic window:
- a CDS encoding carbamate kinase produces MRVLLALGGNAMTNADGRARPEDQIEAAGVAMAAVAGLLEHDHDVVVTHGNGPQVGNLLVKNELAAAVVPPVPLDWCGAQTQATLGFVLLDALDSELAARSVDRRCAALVTRTLVDPDDEGFTTPTKPIGRHLPEAEARVLMDHGETWEDRGEKGWRRVVASPEPREILDAPAVLALIEAGFVVVANGGGGIPHVRRPDGSLAGVEAVIDKDLGAALLAQTTGADVLVIATDVPNAVIRWGEPDAEPLGTVTVDQLRAYAAEGHFASGSMGPKVDAVCRFVEATGKRGVITSLDQITAAVAGDAGTVVVPA; encoded by the coding sequence ATGAGGGTCCTGCTCGCACTCGGCGGCAACGCCATGACGAACGCCGACGGCCGGGCGCGCCCCGAGGACCAGATCGAGGCGGCCGGCGTGGCGATGGCCGCGGTCGCCGGCCTCCTGGAGCACGACCACGACGTCGTCGTCACCCACGGCAACGGTCCCCAGGTCGGCAACCTGCTCGTCAAGAACGAGCTCGCCGCCGCCGTCGTGCCCCCGGTCCCGCTCGACTGGTGCGGCGCGCAGACCCAGGCCACGCTCGGCTTCGTGCTGCTGGACGCGCTCGACAGCGAGCTGGCGGCCCGCTCCGTCGACCGGCGCTGCGCCGCACTCGTGACCCGCACGCTCGTCGACCCCGACGACGAGGGCTTCACCACGCCGACCAAGCCGATCGGGCGTCACCTGCCCGAGGCGGAGGCCCGGGTCCTGATGGACCACGGCGAGACCTGGGAGGACCGCGGCGAGAAGGGCTGGCGCCGGGTCGTCGCGTCGCCCGAGCCGCGCGAGATCCTCGACGCCCCTGCCGTGCTCGCCCTGATCGAGGCCGGGTTCGTCGTCGTCGCCAACGGTGGCGGCGGCATCCCCCACGTACGCCGCCCCGACGGCTCCCTGGCCGGGGTGGAGGCCGTCATCGACAAGGACCTCGGCGCCGCCCTGCTCGCGCAGACCACGGGTGCCGACGTCCTGGTGATCGCCACCGACGTGCCCAACGCCGTGATCCGCTGGGGCGAGCCCGACGCCGAGCCGCTCGGCACCGTCACCGTCGACCAGCTCCGCGCGTACGCCGCCGAGGGCCACTTCGCCTCCGGCTCGATGGGCCCCAAGGTCGACGCGGTGTGCCGCTTCGTCGAGGCCACCGGCAAGCGCGGCGTCATCACCAGCCTCGACCAGATCACCGCGGCCGTCGCCGGCGATGCCGGCACCGTCGTCGTACCCGCCTGA
- a CDS encoding AAA family ATPase, with the protein MGVHNYLVEGVSCTGKTSVATELERRGHHV; encoded by the coding sequence GTGGGCGTTCACAACTACCTCGTCGAGGGCGTCTCCTGCACCGGCAAGACCTCGGTCGCCACCGAGCTCGAGCGCCGCGGCCACCACGTGTGA